One stretch of Planctomycetota bacterium DNA includes these proteins:
- a CDS encoding F0F1 ATP synthase subunit beta, translating into MNTGKVVAVQGPVVDVKFPENAALPAIYELMFTATYDNRRVPLEVVEHPGGNIARCIALAQTHDLQRNTTVEATGKPIETPVGPEVFGRLMNVLGEPIDNRGEIKAPKRKPIHVPPHLSIKLKRQSLKYEIMETGMKMIDLLFPLVKGGKIGLLGGAGVGKTILVMEIIHNIVGKTKGIPIFTGVGERIREGNELYYEFKEQSLLEKVILVFGQMNESPGARFEVAQTGVTIAEHFLEEGKDVLLFVDNVFRFVQAGSELSTLLGRTPSETGYQPTLLAEMSAFQERIRSTQEGSITAVEAVYIPADDLSDPAVVCTFGYLNSIIVLSREKVQAGFYPAIDPLISSSFSLDPDIVGNRHYNIAMEVLKILNKYEELKRIVAVIGVEEISKEDRLTYERARKIQNFLTQPFFSGELYTGKKGEYVTLEKTLEGIEKIISGELDKRSVDSFYMIGAAK; encoded by the coding sequence ATGAATACAGGAAAAGTTGTTGCGGTTCAGGGCCCGGTGGTGGACGTGAAGTTCCCGGAAAACGCGGCGCTTCCGGCCATCTATGAGCTGATGTTTACCGCCACTTATGACAATCGCCGGGTGCCGCTGGAGGTGGTGGAGCATCCGGGCGGCAATATCGCCCGTTGCATTGCCCTGGCCCAGACCCACGACCTGCAGAGGAATACGACGGTCGAAGCAACCGGCAAGCCCATCGAGACTCCGGTCGGGCCAGAGGTCTTCGGCCGGCTGATGAATGTCCTGGGCGAGCCGATTGATAACCGGGGCGAGATTAAGGCCCCGAAGCGCAAGCCGATACACGTCCCGCCGCATTTGTCCATCAAACTCAAGCGCCAGTCGCTGAAATACGAGATTATGGAGACCGGGATGAAGATGATTGACCTGCTGTTCCCGCTGGTCAAGGGTGGTAAAATCGGCCTGCTGGGCGGCGCCGGCGTGGGCAAGACTATCCTGGTGATGGAAATCATCCATAATATTGTCGGCAAGACCAAGGGTATTCCGATATTTACTGGCGTGGGTGAGCGTATCCGTGAAGGCAACGAGCTCTACTACGAGTTTAAGGAGCAAAGCCTGCTGGAGAAAGTCATTCTGGTATTCGGCCAGATGAACGAATCGCCCGGCGCCCGTTTTGAGGTGGCCCAGACCGGCGTGACCATTGCCGAGCATTTCCTGGAAGAGGGCAAGGACGTCCTGCTTTTCGTGGATAACGTATTCAGGTTCGTCCAGGCCGGTAGCGAACTTTCCACCCTGCTCGGGCGCACGCCGTCCGAGACCGGATACCAGCCAACCTTGCTGGCAGAGATGAGCGCATTCCAGGAGCGAATCCGTTCCACACAAGAGGGTTCCATCACGGCCGTAGAAGCCGTTTATATCCCGGCCGACGACCTGTCCGACCCGGCCGTGGTCTGCACCTTCGGCTACCTTAATTCCATTATCGTCCTTTCCAGAGAAAAGGTCCAGGCCGGTTTCTATCCGGCCATTGACCCGCTGATTTCGTCCTCGTTCTCGCTGGATCCGGATATCGTGGGAAATCGTCATTATAATATTGCCATGGAGGTGCTGAAAATATTAAATAAGTACGAAGAACTCAAACGTATCGTGGCGGTCATCGGGGTCGAGGAAATCTCCAAGGAAGACCGGCTGACCTACGAGCGGGCGCGCAAGATTCAGAATTTCCTGACCCAGCCGTTCTTCAGCGGCGAACTCTACACCGGCAAGAAAGGCGAATACGTGACGCTGGAAAAGACCCTGGAGGGGATTGAGAAAATAATTTCCGGCGAACTGGACAAGCGCTCGGTCGACAGTTTTTATATGATTGGAGCGGCGAAGTAA
- the tadA gene encoding Flp pilus assembly complex ATPase component TadA, with the protein MVKNENVLGELLVKKGIITNKALGEAQEAKHANYNRLIQTIVNLNLAKEDAIIRAFSEELNMPIIRMRDTNVEGAVIKKVPVRFAAYYRFMPVKLVSPPPDASGKIYETLTIAVSSPLDIRMRDELRLQVGCEIQMVLTTTDEILQAIKKYYGFAADTVEKMSKYGMNNITESPLAQADERVEDIESAEKTEDASVIKLVNQIILEAHAKRATDIHIEPYRGKIKLRYRVDGILYNMNIPPAMKKFFPSILSRIKIMSNLNIVERRMPQDGRCVVKTEKETFDMRVSVIPTPWGESIVIRLLPTKMLYSLAELGLEPEEVNALDGLLEKPHGIIFVTGPTGSGKSTTLYACLQKLNTQDVKILTLEDPIEYEMEGITQIQVMPDIGLTFARGLRSMLRHDPDIMMVGEVRDFETAEITIRIALTGHLIFSTLHTNDAASSVTRLVDMGVEPYLVTSSVEAFVAQRLVRTICPQCKIEDTLVPFELLRKEFNLPDSVTPKSVKIYKGKGCDNCNFTGFLGRTAIYEILLLNDKVKRLILQKAPSDEIKMAASENGMRTLRQSGWAKIKAGLSTFDEVTRITPSDPHGVTAGQIKSSGSSVPGPLPKSAQSKPTTPEFKLAEEIKSPSPYGISKDKDKFQATNVTRVFKRANLRIPVEYKLYKASMNAAQELSSKPVKTVAIAISASGLQFEASESIPVGSLLDLKIFLPSIPTIDCMVRAVRVEVEHEPQKRAELSDDKYWVSCYYLDIESAAKATLDSYVLKNMATTS; encoded by the coding sequence ATGGTCAAGAATGAAAACGTTCTGGGCGAACTGTTAGTCAAGAAGGGCATCATCACCAATAAGGCGTTGGGGGAGGCCCAAGAAGCCAAGCACGCCAATTACAACCGTCTGATTCAGACTATCGTCAATCTCAACCTGGCCAAAGAGGATGCGATTATCCGCGCCTTTTCCGAGGAATTGAATATGCCCATCATCCGGATGCGCGACACGAACGTGGAAGGCGCCGTGATTAAGAAGGTGCCGGTGCGTTTTGCGGCTTACTACCGTTTTATGCCCGTCAAGCTGGTCTCGCCGCCGCCTGATGCCAGCGGAAAAATCTACGAGACGCTGACCATCGCAGTGTCTTCTCCTTTGGATATCCGGATGCGAGACGAACTCCGGCTGCAAGTCGGCTGTGAAATACAGATGGTCCTGACCACGACGGATGAAATCCTGCAGGCCATCAAGAAATATTACGGCTTTGCGGCCGATACGGTGGAAAAGATGTCCAAATACGGGATGAATAACATCACCGAATCCCCCCTGGCCCAGGCCGACGAGCGGGTCGAGGACATCGAATCAGCCGAGAAGACCGAAGACGCCTCGGTTATCAAACTGGTCAACCAGATAATTCTGGAGGCTCACGCCAAGCGGGCCACGGATATCCACATCGAGCCCTACCGGGGCAAGATTAAACTGCGCTACCGGGTGGACGGCATCCTCTACAATATGAATATCCCGCCGGCCATGAAGAAATTTTTCCCGTCCATCCTGTCCCGTATCAAGATAATGTCTAATCTTAATATCGTGGAGCGGCGTATGCCTCAGGACGGACGCTGCGTAGTTAAGACCGAGAAAGAAACCTTTGATATGCGCGTCTCGGTCATCCCGACCCCCTGGGGCGAGAGCATTGTCATCCGCCTACTGCCCACCAAGATGCTCTACTCGCTGGCTGAACTGGGCCTGGAGCCGGAAGAGGTCAACGCCTTGGACGGCCTGCTGGAGAAGCCGCACGGGATTATCTTTGTCACCGGCCCGACCGGTTCGGGGAAAAGCACCACGCTTTATGCCTGCTTGCAGAAACTCAATACCCAGGATGTGAAGATTCTTACCCTGGAAGACCCGATAGAATACGAAATGGAAGGCATCACCCAGATACAGGTTATGCCGGATATCGGCCTGACCTTTGCCCGGGGCCTACGCAGTATGCTTAGGCATGACCCGGATATTATGATGGTCGGTGAGGTGCGCGACTTTGAGACGGCCGAGATTACCATCCGGATTGCCCTGACCGGACATTTGATATTCTCCACGCTCCACACCAACGACGCGGCCAGTTCCGTCACCCGGCTGGTGGATATGGGCGTTGAGCCGTATCTGGTGACTTCGTCAGTTGAGGCGTTTGTCGCCCAGCGCCTGGTCCGGACTATCTGCCCGCAATGCAAGATTGAGGATACGCTGGTTCCCTTTGAATTGCTCAGGAAGGAATTCAATCTGCCGGACAGCGTCACCCCGAAATCAGTGAAGATTTACAAGGGCAAAGGCTGCGATAACTGCAATTTCACCGGATTCCTGGGCCGGACGGCGATTTACGAGATTCTTCTTTTGAACGACAAGGTCAAGAGATTGATTCTGCAGAAAGCGCCGTCGGATGAGATAAAGATGGCGGCCTCGGAAAACGGCATGCGGACCCTGCGCCAGAGCGGCTGGGCAAAGATTAAGGCGGGCTTAAGCACCTTTGACGAAGTGACCAGAATTACGCCGTCTGACCCGCATGGCGTTACGGCCGGGCAAATAAAAAGCTCCGGCAGTTCGGTTCCGGGCCCTTTGCCGAAAAGCGCGCAATCCAAACCGACTACCCCTGAGTTCAAGTTAGCGGAAGAGATAAAAAGCCCGTCTCCCTACGGGATAAGTAAGGATAAGGATAAATTCCAAGCCACGAATGTTACGAGAGTTTTCAAGCGGGCGAATCTGCGGATTCCGGTGGAATACAAACTCTATAAGGCATCGATGAATGCGGCCCAGGAATTATCGTCCAAGCCGGTTAAGACCGTGGCGATTGCCATCTCGGCCAGCGGACTGCAATTTGAGGCGTCCGAATCCATTCCGGTCGGATCTTTGCTGGACTTGAAGATATTTCTACCTTCGATTCCTACTATTGACTGCATGGTCCGGGCGGTCCGGGTGGAGGTGGAGCACGAGCCGCAGAAACGGGCCGAGTTATCCGATGACAAATACTGGGTGAGTTGTTATTATCTGGATATTGAAAGCGCGGCCAAGGCAACTCTGGATAGTTATGTTCTCAAGAATATGGCTACAACTTCGTAA
- a CDS encoding HEAT repeat domain-containing protein, giving the protein MTRIKLIVIISVVLALVAALFILNLTTTPQSTLPIQSPGKENIPAPKTHEQPPLKPEALKKTEIPPEEKGPFPVDDTVPEKERQTGRLFNIWRKAVLTKNITQINQLDSQIRSAGDEAIPFLTKLAKEDTNERVRAFAVRILGRQNKTDLLGLFMELLRNDTSAFVRENSAWSLGRLKNTDTLEILQKAADSDQSEAVRKIAAEAIENIRPSK; this is encoded by the coding sequence ATGACCAGAATTAAATTAATCGTCATAATCTCGGTCGTCCTGGCGCTGGTCGCAGCGCTATTCATTCTCAACCTTACGACGACGCCTCAATCAACCTTGCCCATTCAATCACCGGGCAAAGAAAATATTCCGGCGCCCAAGACCCATGAACAGCCTCCTCTAAAACCGGAAGCACTCAAGAAAACAGAGATACCGCCTGAAGAAAAAGGCCCGTTTCCGGTGGATGACACAGTACCCGAAAAAGAGCGCCAAACCGGGCGACTATTCAATATCTGGCGTAAGGCGGTCTTGACTAAGAACATTACTCAAATCAACCAGTTGGACTCGCAGATCAGAAGCGCGGGCGACGAAGCCATCCCTTTCCTGACCAAATTAGCCAAGGAAGACACCAATGAACGGGTCCGGGCATTTGCCGTAAGAATATTGGGCCGTCAGAACAAGACGGACTTATTGGGGTTATTTATGGAACTGCTCCGGAATGACACCAGCGCCTTTGTGCGTGAGAACTCGGCCTGGTCCCTGGGCCGGCTCAAAAATACCGATACACTTGAGATTCTTCAGAAGGCGGCGGACAGTGACCAGTCAGAAGCGGTCCGCAAGATTGCGGCTGAAGCCATAGAAAACATCAGGCCATCAAAATAA
- a CDS encoding ubiquinone/menaquinone biosynthesis methyltransferase, with amino-acid sequence MHKGIQNIFSSIPATYELANHILTLGFDTPIRRYTAKFAASDNSAFITHNSELPKWLDVCTGTGEMAHYLSKYNNSNTLIMASDFTLPMLRYAKSKNGSSTDFANADSLRLPFKDNTFDLVTISFATRNINVSRRNLIGCLKEFHRVLRPGGRFINLETSQPRLPLLRNLLHGFVRTFVSPIGAAISGSRPAYAYLSQTIPRFYDADELSEIILESGFAECNYKSLLGGLAAIHQGIKSDNR; translated from the coding sequence ATGCATAAAGGCATACAAAATATATTCTCATCCATCCCGGCCACCTATGAATTGGCGAATCATATCCTGACCCTGGGATTTGATACGCCCATCCGGCGCTACACGGCTAAATTCGCAGCATCTGATAATTCAGCATTCATAACTCATAATTCAGAATTACCTAAGTGGCTGGACGTCTGCACCGGCACGGGCGAGATGGCGCACTATCTTTCTAAGTATAATAACTCCAACACCCTGATTATGGCATCTGATTTCACCCTGCCGATGTTGCGCTATGCCAAAAGCAAAAACGGCTCATCAACCGATTTCGCCAATGCGGACAGCCTCCGGCTTCCTTTCAAGGACAACACCTTTGACTTAGTGACCATCTCGTTTGCCACCCGCAACATCAACGTCTCGCGCCGGAACCTGATTGGCTGCCTGAAGGAATTCCACCGGGTCTTAAGGCCCGGCGGCCGGTTCATCAACCTGGAAACCAGCCAGCCCCGGTTGCCCCTGTTACGGAATCTGCTCCACGGCTTTGTCAGGACCTTTGTCAGTCCGATCGGGGCGGCCATCTCCGGCTCCCGGCCGGCCTATGCCTATCTGTCCCAAACCATCCCGCGCTTCTATGATGCGGATGAATTATCCGAGATTATACTTGAATCCGGCTTTGCGGAATGTAACTATAAATCCCTGCTGGGCGGCCTGGCCGCTATACACCAAGGAATTAAATCCGATAATCGCTAA
- a CDS encoding 4Fe-4S binding protein, translated as MIYLRRIVQLLFLALFLFLMLYPEPAKNVIPANLFFISNPLLVITTIIASRTLQLAFLASGLIIIASIFLGRVFCGWACPLGTTMDLFHRLKKPRKPDIQPILPPLRRVKYFVLLTIIIAAIFGANIAGWLDPITIAFKSFALSLYPAVDYILKGLFNKVGLKSFISPLNDIGILDTHSILFHNSIIFFLILTVILLLTFYQTRFWCRNLCPLGALLTLLSKWRILNLSTGRHLCTKCQRCQSSCKTGVFNSDFSLNDEECIQCFSCVKECSKTGISIGFSKDKSVRISILPSRRGLLVASGLAVLSAPLLKRSFGLRLGQSLPRLRPPGVSRSEGEFLSKCQRCGECMKACPTNGLQPLLAESGLYAMFSPVLVPRIGNCRYYCNACGQVCPSHAIPDMDLADKQEWKIGRAYFDTTRCIPYVNKEHCLTCEEFCPVPEKAIEHYVKDGLEYPYVVKERCIGCGLCEKVCPVQGLAAIRVSPPKDAEL; from the coding sequence ATGATTTACTTGCGACGCATTGTTCAGTTACTCTTTCTGGCGTTGTTTTTATTCCTGATGCTCTATCCCGAACCGGCCAAGAACGTTATACCGGCCAATCTCTTTTTCATCTCCAACCCGCTCCTGGTTATCACCACCATCATCGCCAGCCGGACCTTACAGCTGGCCTTCCTGGCCTCAGGCCTAATCATCATTGCCAGCATCTTCCTGGGCCGGGTCTTCTGCGGCTGGGCCTGTCCGCTGGGCACCACCATGGACCTGTTCCACCGCCTCAAGAAACCCCGGAAACCAGATATCCAGCCAATCTTACCACCGCTGCGCCGGGTAAAATATTTCGTTCTCCTGACCATAATCATTGCCGCCATATTCGGAGCTAATATCGCCGGCTGGCTGGACCCGATTACCATCGCCTTTAAATCGTTCGCCCTGAGTTTATACCCCGCCGTGGACTATATCCTAAAAGGCTTATTCAATAAAGTTGGGTTGAAGTCATTCATCAGCCCGCTAAACGATATCGGCATACTGGATACCCATAGCATCCTGTTCCATAACTCGATAATCTTCTTCCTGATTCTGACGGTAATTCTTCTGCTGACTTTTTATCAGACGCGTTTCTGGTGCCGGAACCTCTGCCCGCTGGGCGCCTTGTTGACCCTGCTGTCAAAATGGCGCATCCTAAACCTGAGTACCGGCCGGCACCTGTGCACCAAATGCCAGCGCTGCCAGTCGTCTTGCAAGACCGGCGTGTTCAATAGCGATTTTTCCCTGAATGACGAGGAATGCATCCAGTGTTTTTCCTGCGTCAAGGAATGTTCCAAGACCGGTATCTCTATCGGATTCTCCAAGGATAAATCCGTAAGAATCTCTATTCTTCCATCCCGCCGGGGATTGCTCGTTGCCTCGGGACTGGCCGTATTATCCGCCCCGCTGTTAAAACGCAGTTTCGGCCTGCGGCTGGGCCAGTCGCTGCCCCGCCTACGCCCGCCCGGCGTATCACGCTCTGAGGGAGAATTCCTGTCCAAGTGCCAGCGCTGCGGCGAGTGCATGAAGGCCTGCCCAACCAACGGACTGCAACCCCTGCTGGCCGAAAGCGGGCTCTATGCCATGTTCTCGCCGGTCCTGGTCCCGCGCATCGGCAACTGCCGCTACTACTGCAATGCCTGCGGCCAGGTCTGCCCGAGTCATGCTATCCCGGACATGGATTTGGCGGACAAGCAGGAATGGAAAATCGGCCGGGCCTATTTTGACACCACCCGCTGCATCCCGTATGTCAACAAGGAGCACTGCCTGACCTGCGAGGAATTCTGCCCGGTGCCGGAAAAGGCCATCGAGCACTATGTCAAGGACGGGCTGGAATATCCTTATGTGGTCAAGGAACGGTGCATCGGCTGCGGGTTATGTGAAAAGGTCTGCCCGGTCCAGGGACTGGCGGCTATCCGTGTCTCGCCCCCGAAGGATGCGGAATTGTAA
- a CDS encoding DUF362 domain-containing protein, whose amino-acid sequence MKDINRRQFLQSLSILGIGAVASGYLPIHGQDKPEDKKPDEKKPDSKLVLAVVEGKKPAEITIEALAILGGISKFVRKDSVVVLKPNIAWEKPMELAATTNPEVVLAIARECFKAGAKKVKVVERACNNPKKCFQICGFENAFNKSGVEFVHLTDDHKEYKEVKIPDGKELKSILIAKDVLECDTFINIPIAKHHGLAKLTLGIKNLMGITGGKRNELHHLLGQKMADILSVIKPHLTIIDAYRVLVRNGPTGGNPKDVAFVGKVIASTDIVAADSYACTLKPFSLEGKNISCVKAAYDSGLGEMDLSKIDIIEKKI is encoded by the coding sequence ATGAAAGACATTAACCGCCGCCAATTTCTGCAATCTCTTTCCATCCTGGGTATCGGGGCAGTTGCCTCGGGTTATCTGCCTATCCACGGCCAGGACAAGCCTGAGGATAAAAAACCGGATGAGAAAAAACCCGACTCCAAACTGGTGCTGGCTGTGGTCGAAGGCAAGAAACCGGCCGAGATAACCATCGAGGCCCTGGCTATCCTGGGCGGAATCAGCAAGTTCGTCAGGAAGGATTCGGTCGTGGTCCTGAAGCCCAATATCGCATGGGAGAAACCAATGGAACTGGCCGCCACGACCAATCCTGAGGTGGTTTTGGCGATAGCCCGTGAATGTTTCAAGGCCGGCGCTAAGAAGGTCAAGGTGGTTGAGCGCGCCTGCAATAATCCCAAAAAATGCTTCCAAATCTGCGGTTTTGAGAATGCCTTTAACAAAAGCGGTGTTGAGTTTGTGCATTTAACCGATGACCACAAGGAATACAAAGAGGTAAAAATACCTGACGGCAAGGAATTAAAATCTATTCTGATTGCCAAGGACGTCCTGGAATGCGACACCTTCATTAATATCCCGATTGCCAAACACCACGGCCTGGCCAAATTGACGCTCGGTATCAAGAACCTGATGGGCATAACCGGCGGAAAACGAAATGAACTGCACCACCTGCTGGGACAAAAAATGGCTGATATCCTATCGGTCATCAAGCCGCACCTGACTATCATTGACGCCTACCGGGTGCTGGTTCGTAACGGACCGACCGGCGGAAATCCCAAGGATGTGGCCTTTGTCGGCAAGGTCATTGCCTCAACCGATATTGTAGCGGCGGATAGTTACGCCTGCACCCTTAAACCATTCTCGCTGGAAGGCAAGAACATCAGTTGCGTCAAAGCCGCCTATGACTCCGGCCTGGGCGAGATGGACCTGTCTAAAATAGATATTATTGAAAAGAAGATATGA
- a CDS encoding nodulation protein NfeD encodes MLKHLVALLVVLMAAINAEAQQFPANVPVSPTQSALVYVVPIKGEIMDRGLAYFVRHAVEQAKEEKAALIIFEIDTPGGAVGGGEEYTIGICNSIDRAVPITTVAYVTHWAWSAGSLISISADKIVMKQVASIGSAEVIAGSGDEKESIHQEKYTSAIRTEFKARAEKKGYSANLAMAMVDKDLEVHEVMVDGARQFLTPQEIQETRNKGKLVEEIKLVIAKGKLLNLSAKDALKYGLATAIKEERSEIPPLVGISNFTFKEVTPTWSEHLVMYITSPIVSGILLLAGFLAAYMAYQTPGTGLMEAIAVVCFALVFFGYHLIGLAEVTEVLLFILGMGLVAVEIFLLPGFGVFVISGVILIIVSLIMSMQGFVIPDIKGAPWQLVTLKRNFIVVGFAFSLSVIIFIIIARYLSSVPFFNHLILSADVKTSAGFSSVAMDAAPLLGKKGVVFTALRPVGKIAMLDGKGNQTGENIEVVTEGDFINKGETVVVINIDGSRIVVEKTKA; translated from the coding sequence ATGTTAAAACATCTGGTAGCTTTATTGGTTGTCCTGATGGCGGCGATTAATGCCGAGGCGCAGCAATTTCCCGCAAACGTTCCGGTTAGTCCGACCCAATCCGCTTTGGTCTATGTGGTGCCGATCAAGGGCGAGATAATGGACCGCGGGTTGGCTTACTTTGTCCGCCATGCGGTGGAGCAGGCCAAGGAAGAGAAAGCGGCGTTGATAATATTTGAAATAGACACGCCGGGCGGGGCAGTCGGCGGCGGCGAGGAATATACTATCGGCATCTGCAATTCCATAGACCGGGCGGTGCCCATTACCACTGTGGCTTATGTCACGCACTGGGCCTGGTCGGCCGGTTCGCTCATCTCCATCTCGGCTGATAAGATTGTGATGAAACAGGTGGCTAGTATTGGTTCGGCCGAGGTTATCGCCGGAAGTGGTGATGAGAAAGAATCTATTCATCAGGAAAAATACACCTCGGCCATCAGGACTGAATTCAAGGCCCGGGCTGAGAAAAAGGGCTATTCGGCTAATCTGGCGATGGCTATGGTGGATAAGGATTTAGAGGTGCATGAAGTTATGGTAGATGGCGCGCGGCAATTCCTGACGCCCCAGGAAATCCAGGAGACCAGGAATAAAGGCAAGTTAGTGGAGGAAATTAAATTGGTTATTGCCAAAGGAAAATTACTGAATCTCTCGGCGAAAGACGCCCTGAAGTACGGGTTGGCAACCGCCATTAAGGAAGAGCGTTCCGAAATTCCGCCGTTGGTCGGCATCAGCAATTTTACATTCAAGGAGGTTACGCCCACCTGGTCCGAACATCTGGTAATGTATATCACCTCGCCGATAGTTTCGGGTATTTTGCTACTGGCCGGATTTCTAGCGGCTTATATGGCTTATCAAACTCCCGGCACCGGACTCATGGAAGCTATTGCCGTTGTTTGTTTCGCTCTGGTTTTCTTTGGATACCATCTAATAGGCTTGGCGGAGGTTACCGAGGTGCTGCTGTTTATTTTAGGTATGGGATTAGTAGCCGTGGAGATTTTCCTGTTGCCCGGTTTCGGCGTATTCGTTATTAGCGGCGTTATTTTGATTATAGTAAGTTTAATAATGTCCATGCAGGGATTTGTCATCCCGGATATAAAAGGCGCACCGTGGCAATTAGTTACCCTGAAAAGGAATTTTATTGTGGTCGGCTTCGCCTTTAGTTTATCAGTGATTATTTTTATTATAATTGCGCGTTACCTTTCGTCGGTTCCATTCTTTAACCATCTGATTCTTTCAGCTGACGTGAAAACCTCTGCCGGATTCAGCAGCGTGGCCATGGACGCCGCGCCTCTGCTGGGCAAAAAAGGCGTTGTCTTTACGGCCCTCAGGCCGGTGGGCAAGATAGCTATGCTTGATGGCAAGGGCAATCAGACCGGGGAAAATATCGAGGTGGTAACCGAAGGCGATTTTATCAATAAAGGCGAAACGGTGGTGGTCATAAATATTGACGGCAGCCGAATCGTAGTGGAGAAAACCAAGGCATGA
- the larE gene encoding ATP-dependent sacrificial sulfur transferase LarE, with protein MEKELQQKYQKLQDIIRRMPSAVVAYSGGVDSTFLAFACNAILKNKSIAVTAVSETYPQKEYEEAVAFARQMGLNHRIIHTSELSSEEFSRNPVNRCYYCKQELFKKLREIADKEDVPDVLDGTTLSDEGDYRPGRQAACELKVRSPLAEAGLNKKEVRELSQLLNVPSWDKPAYACLASRFPYGEEITVDKLKRVEEAEELLHKLGFRVCRVRSHQNMARIEVEVSQLTNLISQREPIVTKLQDLGFDYVTLDLEGYRSGSMNKNISTLSTEEAVQEAQTPGAEMDLAVAYFTCPHCQDQKLYETVTKNTRYRQCEKCGGIWFNINEMEKAVGDKIRFNLPQSATPQETMTTAKCPACFTNMSVIRGLELPDVKISACMICQGRWINGSEVAKLQARGIFNQVKSFIMRLF; from the coding sequence ATGGAAAAAGAGTTGCAACAAAAGTACCAAAAGCTCCAGGATATCATCCGCCGGATGCCCTCGGCTGTGGTGGCCTACTCCGGCGGCGTGGACAGCACCTTCCTGGCCTTTGCCTGCAATGCCATCCTGAAAAATAAGAGTATTGCCGTCACGGCCGTTTCCGAAACCTATCCCCAAAAAGAGTACGAAGAAGCCGTTGCCTTCGCCCGCCAGATGGGATTAAACCACCGCATTATCCACACCTCGGAACTGTCATCAGAGGAGTTTTCCCGCAATCCCGTAAACCGGTGTTATTATTGCAAACAAGAATTATTCAAGAAATTACGGGAGATTGCCGATAAAGAAGACGTTCCAGATGTTCTGGATGGAACGACTCTCTCTGATGAAGGAGATTATCGACCCGGACGACAAGCGGCGTGCGAATTGAAGGTCCGCTCGCCGCTGGCAGAAGCCGGTTTGAACAAAAAGGAGGTTCGAGAACTTTCCCAGTTACTCAATGTCCCAAGCTGGGACAAACCTGCTTATGCCTGCCTTGCCTCAAGATTCCCTTATGGCGAGGAAATCACGGTTGACAAACTGAAAAGGGTGGAAGAGGCAGAAGAACTGCTGCATAAACTGGGCTTCAGGGTCTGCCGGGTGCGGTCTCATCAGAATATGGCCCGGATTGAGGTTGAGGTCTCGCAGTTAACTAATCTCATCAGCCAGAGAGAGCCGATTGTTACCAAACTCCAGGACTTAGGTTTTGATTACGTGACCCTTGACTTGGAAGGGTACAGGAGCGGTAGTATGAATAAGAATATCTCGACTCTCTCAACGGAAGAAGCGGTTCAGGAAGCACAGACACCCGGCGCCGAAATGGATTTGGCCGTAGCCTATTTTACTTGCCCGCACTGCCAGGACCAGAAACTCTACGAGACCGTCACCAAGAATACCCGCTACCGACAGTGCGAGAAGTGCGGCGGCATCTGGTTTAATATCAACGAAATGGAAAAGGCGGTCGGCGACAAAATTAGATTCAATCTGCCCCAGTCGGCCACCCCACAGGAAACCATGACCACCGCCAAATGTCCGGCTTGCTTTACCAATATGTCGGTAATCAGAGGCCTGGAATTGCCTGACGTAAAGATCTCGGCCTGTATGATCTGCCAGGGCAGATGGATTAACGGTTCTGAGGTGGCTAAACTTCAGGCACGCGGAATATTCAATCAGGTCAAAAGCTTTATAATGCGGTTGTTTTAG
- a CDS encoding PilZ domain-containing protein — protein MGSLFDSDRREYVRIRSELVVRYKFLGSSISDPNLDKIYQGKVTNISGGGIMISGPIPDPRWVPELLMQRMVIGINFSLPNEEEPIKILTRAAWIETVDENAHICTMGLKFKEITTKDTDKIFRFIIRNQLPS, from the coding sequence ATGGGAAGTTTATTTGATTCTGACCGCAGGGAATATGTCCGTATCAGAAGCGAACTGGTGGTCCGCTATAAATTCTTGGGCTCCAGTATCTCTGACCCAAACCTTGACAAAATCTACCAAGGTAAGGTTACTAATATCAGCGGCGGCGGTATTATGATTTCTGGTCCCATCCCTGACCCACGCTGGGTGCCTGAACTCCTGATGCAGAGAATGGTTATCGGGATTAACTTCTCGCTGCCGAATGAAGAAGAGCCGATAAAAATCCTAACCCGGGCCGCCTGGATTGAAACCGTTGACGAGAACGCCCATATCTGCACAATGGGATTAAAGTTTAAGGAAATCACCACTAAAGACACCGATAAAATATTCAGGTTTATTATCCGTAACCAGTTGCCGTCTTAA